A single window of Haemorhous mexicanus isolate bHaeMex1 chromosome 28, bHaeMex1.pri, whole genome shotgun sequence DNA harbors:
- the RUNDC3A gene encoding RUN domain-containing protein 3A isoform X2, giving the protein MEASWVPAAMALGLSSKKASSRNIAVERKNLITVCRFSVKTLLEKYTADPIDDSSEEFVNFAAILEQILSHRFKGPVSWFSSDGQRGFWDYIRLACSKVPNNCVSSIENMENISTSRAKGRAWIRVALMEKRMSEYISTALRDTRTTRRFYDDGAIMLREESTVLTGMLIGLSAIDFSFCLKGEVMDGKTPVVIDYTPYLKFTQSYDYLSEEEERGSVESSTSEDSSPEHPYLPLVTDEDSWYNKWRKMEQKFRIVYAQKGYLEELVRLRESQLKDLEAENKRLKLRLEEVMVQNQLEKRELEGVILELQEQLTGLIPCENPQLAQLSKEMVTPLVNQWPSLGTLNGNESGSDSKLYRREGPHALHAGALRLPGLPAQLQIPGQPQVQRVPGERQHGSQPDPQPQLRPPAPAPPPGPA; this is encoded by the exons ATGGAAGCGAGCTGGGTGCCGGCTGCCATGGCTCTGGGGCTCTCCTCCAAGAAAGCTTCCTCCAGGAACATCGCCGTGGAGAGGAAAAACCTCATCACCGTCTGCAG GTTCTCGGTGAAGACCCTTCTGGAGAAGTACACGGCGGATCCCATCGACGACTCCTCCGAGGAGTTCGTAAACTTCGCTGCCATCCTCGAGCAGATCCTCAGCCACCGCTTCAAAG GCCCTGTCAGCTGGTTCAGCTCTGATGGACAGCGTGGGTTTTGGGATTACATCCGCCTGGCCTGCAGCAAGGTGCCCAACAACTGTGTCAGCAGCATCGAGAACATGGAGAACATCAGCACCTCCAGGGCCAAG GGCCGGGCCTGGATCCGCGTGGCGCTGATGGAGAAGCGAATGTCCGAGTACATCTCCACGGCCCTGCGGGACACTCGCACCACCAG GCGGTTTTACGATGACGGGGCCATCATGCTGCGGGAGGAGTCCACGGTGCTCACGGGGATGCTCATCGGGCTCAGCGCCATCGACTTCAG ctTCTGCCTGAAGGGAGAGGTGATGGATGGTAAAACGCCCGTGGTCATTGACTACACGCCCTACCTGAAGTTCACGCAGAG CTATGACTACctgagtgaggaggaggagcgggGCAGCGTGGAGAGCAGCACGAGCGAGGACAGCTCACCTGAGCACCCCTACCTACCCCTGGTCACCGACGAGGACAGCTGGTACAACAAGTGGCGCAAGATGGAGCAGAAATTCCGCATTGTTTATGCCCAAAAG GGGtacctggaggagctggtgagGCTGCGGGAGTCGCAGCTGAAGGACCTGGAGGCGGAGAACAAGCGGCTGAAGCTCCGGCTGGAGGAGGTGATGGTGCAGAACCAACTGGAGAAGAGAGAGCTGGAGGGCGtcatcctggagctgcaggagcagct GACGGGGCTGATCCCCTGCGAGAACCCACAGCTGGCCCAGCTCTCCAAGGAGATGGTGACACCTCTGGTCAACCAGTGGCCCTCCCTGGGGACCCTCAATGGCAATGAGAGCGGCTCGGACAGCAAACTCTACAGAAG GGAAGGACCCCACGCCCTCCATGCTGGGGCTCTGCGGCTCCCTggcctccctgcccagctgcaaaTCCCTGGCCAGCCTCAAGTCCAACGAGTGCCTGGTGAGCGACAGCACGGAAGCCAGCCCGACCCGCAGCCCCAGCTGAGACCCCcggcccccgcgccgccccccggccccgcgtGA
- the LOC132339083 gene encoding skin secretory protein xP2-like produces the protein MQELAPGRGWREPGWGPGHPAGATGSPLGPHGIPGGARESRRGHGMDGEPLTRPSPSCPAWPRDRRPPAPSPACPGPPRPPSPPAALASARCAGLCPTDNARHRASAPAPLHPAAPRSAPQRPGPGCGTGTREVLRHRAARSPGPPGRIPGPAALCGARRAPHGAHAAAPGTAGWSSVRGPCPARCVRDGAPTPHSQRGPVGSPHPPAARARLGSLLSGYNPVGSPISGYSPVGSPRSGYNPVGSPRSGYSPMGSPISGYSPVGSPLRGYSPVGSPRSGPREGGGGDAQPPQNEDRGRARQGVLI, from the exons ATGCAGGAGCTCGCTCCCGGCCGGGGGTGGCGGGAGCCGGGGTGGGGTCCCGGACACCCCGCGGGGGCCACGGGATCCCCGCTGGGGCCACACGGGATCCCCGGCGGGGCGCGGGAGTCGCGGCGGGGCCACGGGATGGACGGCGAGCCTCTGACTCGGCCGTCTCCTTCCTGCCCCGCCTGGCCCCGGGACCGGCGGCCCCCGGCCCCCAGCCCGGCCTGTCCcggccccccccggccccccagTCCGCCGGCGGCTCTTGCATCAGCCCGGTGcgcagggctgtgccccactGATAACGCCCGACACCGGGCGTCGGCCCCTGCCCCGCTCCACCCGGCTGCCCCCCGCTCTGCCCCACAGCGCCCCGGGCCGGGCTGCGGGACCGGGACCCGCGAGGTGCTGCGGCACCGGGCAGCGAGGTCACCGGGACCCCCCGGACGCATCCCTGGGCCAGCCGCGCTGTGCGGGGCCCGCAGAGCCCCGCACGGAGCCCAcgctgcagccccgggcacgGCAGGATGGAGCTCGGTGCGGGGCCCCTGTCCCGCACGGTGTGTGCGGGATGGAGCCCCCACACCGCACAGCCAGCGCGGTCCCGTGGGGTCCCCACATCCCCCGGCagccagggcacggctggggtCCCTCCTCAGTGGGTACAACCCCGTGGGGTCCCCCATCAGTGGGTACAGCCCCGTGGGGTCCCCCCGCAGTGGGTACAACCCCGTGGGGTCCCCCCGCAGTGGGTACAGCCCCATGGGGTCCCCCATCAGTGGGTACAGCCCCGTGGGGTCCCCCCTCCGTGGGTACAGCCCCGTGGGGTCCCCCCGCAGTGG ACCCCGCGAGGGCGGTGGGGGTGATGCTCAGCCCCCCCAAAACGAGGATCGAggcagggcaaggcaggggGTGCTGATCTGA
- the SLC25A39 gene encoding probable mitochondrial glutathione transporter SLC25A39 isoform X1 — MAEKMPPSPGGGITPLQQMLASGTGAILTSLFVTPLDVVKIRLQAQRTPFSKVLAAQSVPWGAQPATWKCFLYCNGLMDHLYVCQNGNGCTAWYKAPGHFTGTLDAFVKITRYEGIRSLWSGLPPTLVMAVPATVIYFTTYDQLRDYLHARMGSWNHYIPLLAGALARLGAVTVISPLELIRTKMQSQQLSYRELRVCIQSAVAQDGWLSLWRGWGPTVLRDVPFSALYWFNYELVRTWLCRQAWLDGATFTVSFASGAISGTVAAVLTLPFDVVKTQRQIELGDSEVHPVTASKPSSTWLLMQRIRAESGTRGLFAGFLPRVIKVAPACAIMISTYEFGKSFFQKLNQEQQLRGL; from the exons ATGGCTGAGAAGATGCCACCGAGCCCCGGCGGGGGCATCACGCCACTGCAGCAGATGCTGGCCTCGGGGACAGGGGCCATCCTCACCTCCCTCTTTG TGACACCGCTGGACGTGGTGAAGATCCGGCTGCAGGCCCAGAGGACCCCCTTCTCCAAAG TGTTGGCAGCGCAGTCAGTGCCCTGGGGCGCTCAGCCGGCCACAT GGAAGTGTTTCCTCTACTGCAACGGGCTCATGGACCACCTGTACGTCTGCCAGAACGGCAACGGCTGCACCGCCTGGTACAAGGCCCCCGGCCACTTCACCGGCACGCTG GATGCCTTTGTGAAGATCACGCGCTACGAGGGCATCAGATCTCTGTGGAGCGGCTTGCCCCCCACCCT GGTCATGGCCGTGCCAGCCACTGTCATTTACTTCACCACCTATGACCAGCTCCGGGACTACCTGCACGCCCGGATGGGGAGCTGGAACCACTACATCCCCTTGCTGGCTGGGGCCCTCGCCAGGC TGGGTGCTGTGACAGTCATCAGCCCCCTGGAGCTGATCCGCACCAAGATGCagtcccagcagctcagctacCGTGAGCTGCGTGTCTGCATCCAGTCAGCAGTGGCCCAGGACGGCTGGCTGTCcctctggaggggctggggacccACCGTGCTGCGTGACGTCCCCTTCTCGG ctctgtACTGGTTTAACTACGAGCTGGTGAGGACGTggctctgcaggcaggcctggctGGACGGGGCCACGTTCACGGTCAGCTTCGCATCCGGGGCCATCTCTGGCACG GTGGCCGCGGTGCTGACGCTGCCCTTCGACGTGGTCAAAACCCAGCGGCAGATCGAGCTGGGAGACAGTGAGGTGCACCCAG TCACAGCCTCCAAGCCTTCCTCCACCTGGCTGCTCATGCAGCGGATCCGCGCCGAGTCTGGCACCCGGGGGCTGTTTGCAG GGTTCCTGCCCCGCGTCATCAAGGTGGCACCTGCCTGCGCCATCATGATCAGCACCTATGAATTTGGCAAGAGCTTCTTCCAGAAGCTgaaccaggagcagcagctgcggGGATTGTGA
- the RUNDC3A gene encoding RUN domain-containing protein 3A isoform X1, with protein MEASWVPAAMALGLSSKKASSRNIAVERKNLITVCRFSVKTLLEKYTADPIDDSSEEFVNFAAILEQILSHRFKGPVSWFSSDGQRGFWDYIRLACSKVPNNCVSSIENMENISTSRAKGRAWIRVALMEKRMSEYISTALRDTRTTRRFYDDGAIMLREESTVLTGMLIGLSAIDFSFCLKGEVMDGKTPVVIDYTPYLKFTQSYDYLSEEEERGSVESSTSEDSSPEHPYLPLVTDEDSWYNKWRKMEQKFRIVYAQKGYLEELVRLRESQLKDLEAENKRLKLRLEEVMVQNQLEKRELEGVILELQEQLTGLIPCENPQLAQLSKEMVTPLVNQWPSLGTLNGNESGSDSKLYRRHSFVSTDQLSAENSLSSDSQRLGEGKREGEPWGPLGKDPTPSMLGLCGSLASLPSCKSLASLKSNECLVSDSTEASPTRSPS; from the exons ATGGAAGCGAGCTGGGTGCCGGCTGCCATGGCTCTGGGGCTCTCCTCCAAGAAAGCTTCCTCCAGGAACATCGCCGTGGAGAGGAAAAACCTCATCACCGTCTGCAG GTTCTCGGTGAAGACCCTTCTGGAGAAGTACACGGCGGATCCCATCGACGACTCCTCCGAGGAGTTCGTAAACTTCGCTGCCATCCTCGAGCAGATCCTCAGCCACCGCTTCAAAG GCCCTGTCAGCTGGTTCAGCTCTGATGGACAGCGTGGGTTTTGGGATTACATCCGCCTGGCCTGCAGCAAGGTGCCCAACAACTGTGTCAGCAGCATCGAGAACATGGAGAACATCAGCACCTCCAGGGCCAAG GGCCGGGCCTGGATCCGCGTGGCGCTGATGGAGAAGCGAATGTCCGAGTACATCTCCACGGCCCTGCGGGACACTCGCACCACCAG GCGGTTTTACGATGACGGGGCCATCATGCTGCGGGAGGAGTCCACGGTGCTCACGGGGATGCTCATCGGGCTCAGCGCCATCGACTTCAG ctTCTGCCTGAAGGGAGAGGTGATGGATGGTAAAACGCCCGTGGTCATTGACTACACGCCCTACCTGAAGTTCACGCAGAG CTATGACTACctgagtgaggaggaggagcgggGCAGCGTGGAGAGCAGCACGAGCGAGGACAGCTCACCTGAGCACCCCTACCTACCCCTGGTCACCGACGAGGACAGCTGGTACAACAAGTGGCGCAAGATGGAGCAGAAATTCCGCATTGTTTATGCCCAAAAG GGGtacctggaggagctggtgagGCTGCGGGAGTCGCAGCTGAAGGACCTGGAGGCGGAGAACAAGCGGCTGAAGCTCCGGCTGGAGGAGGTGATGGTGCAGAACCAACTGGAGAAGAGAGAGCTGGAGGGCGtcatcctggagctgcaggagcagct GACGGGGCTGATCCCCTGCGAGAACCCACAGCTGGCCCAGCTCTCCAAGGAGATGGTGACACCTCTGGTCAACCAGTGGCCCTCCCTGGGGACCCTCAATGGCAATGAGAGCGGCTCGGACAGCAAACTCTACAGAAG gcacagcttcgTGAGCACCGACCAGCTCTCGGCCGAGAACAGCCTCAGCTCCGACTCCCAGCGCCTGGGCGAGGGCAAGCGCGAAGGGGAGCCCTGGGGGCCCTTGG GGAAGGACCCCACGCCCTCCATGCTGGGGCTCTGCGGCTCCCTggcctccctgcccagctgcaaaTCCCTGGCCAGCCTCAAGTCCAACGAGTGCCTGGTGAGCGACAGCACGGAAGCCAGCCCGACCCGCAGCCCCAGCTGA
- the SLC25A39 gene encoding probable mitochondrial glutathione transporter SLC25A39 isoform X2, producing the protein MAEKMPPSPGGGITPLQQMLASGTGAILTSLFVTPLDVVKIRLQAQRTPFSKGKCFLYCNGLMDHLYVCQNGNGCTAWYKAPGHFTGTLDAFVKITRYEGIRSLWSGLPPTLVMAVPATVIYFTTYDQLRDYLHARMGSWNHYIPLLAGALARLGAVTVISPLELIRTKMQSQQLSYRELRVCIQSAVAQDGWLSLWRGWGPTVLRDVPFSALYWFNYELVRTWLCRQAWLDGATFTVSFASGAISGTVAAVLTLPFDVVKTQRQIELGDSEVHPVTASKPSSTWLLMQRIRAESGTRGLFAGFLPRVIKVAPACAIMISTYEFGKSFFQKLNQEQQLRGL; encoded by the exons ATGGCTGAGAAGATGCCACCGAGCCCCGGCGGGGGCATCACGCCACTGCAGCAGATGCTGGCCTCGGGGACAGGGGCCATCCTCACCTCCCTCTTTG TGACACCGCTGGACGTGGTGAAGATCCGGCTGCAGGCCCAGAGGACCCCCTTCTCCAAAG GGAAGTGTTTCCTCTACTGCAACGGGCTCATGGACCACCTGTACGTCTGCCAGAACGGCAACGGCTGCACCGCCTGGTACAAGGCCCCCGGCCACTTCACCGGCACGCTG GATGCCTTTGTGAAGATCACGCGCTACGAGGGCATCAGATCTCTGTGGAGCGGCTTGCCCCCCACCCT GGTCATGGCCGTGCCAGCCACTGTCATTTACTTCACCACCTATGACCAGCTCCGGGACTACCTGCACGCCCGGATGGGGAGCTGGAACCACTACATCCCCTTGCTGGCTGGGGCCCTCGCCAGGC TGGGTGCTGTGACAGTCATCAGCCCCCTGGAGCTGATCCGCACCAAGATGCagtcccagcagctcagctacCGTGAGCTGCGTGTCTGCATCCAGTCAGCAGTGGCCCAGGACGGCTGGCTGTCcctctggaggggctggggacccACCGTGCTGCGTGACGTCCCCTTCTCGG ctctgtACTGGTTTAACTACGAGCTGGTGAGGACGTggctctgcaggcaggcctggctGGACGGGGCCACGTTCACGGTCAGCTTCGCATCCGGGGCCATCTCTGGCACG GTGGCCGCGGTGCTGACGCTGCCCTTCGACGTGGTCAAAACCCAGCGGCAGATCGAGCTGGGAGACAGTGAGGTGCACCCAG TCACAGCCTCCAAGCCTTCCTCCACCTGGCTGCTCATGCAGCGGATCCGCGCCGAGTCTGGCACCCGGGGGCTGTTTGCAG GGTTCCTGCCCCGCGTCATCAAGGTGGCACCTGCCTGCGCCATCATGATCAGCACCTATGAATTTGGCAAGAGCTTCTTCCAGAAGCTgaaccaggagcagcagctgcggGGATTGTGA